Proteins encoded in a region of the Nitrospira sp. genome:
- a CDS encoding sulfurtransferase → MTHPLLMDTETLQQRLGQPGLVIVDVRGKSAYEFGGHIPGAVHSTWHEYSDPNAIPKGLLNPDLAQIERQLSALGISNDSEVVIYSNPFDNWGDEGRMFWMLEYLGHQNLKVLDGGWVKWTAEKRPFGHGRETPKPGTFKAKPVKSVAMTKDELKLIVRQAHPQTAVLDARSLEEYLGKEVSGIPRPGHIPSAIHVAWNTFLNKDATIKDFVAIKDSLQDKGIQDSQEIVCYCTGGVRSAWLYFILKLVGYQNVRNYPGSWWEWSRDFACPVEKDIQGLQKILGFNESARPS, encoded by the coding sequence ATGACACACCCTTTATTGATGGATACGGAAACCTTGCAACAGCGGCTCGGGCAGCCGGGATTGGTGATTGTCGATGTCCGGGGAAAGTCGGCCTATGAATTCGGCGGCCACATTCCCGGTGCCGTGCATTCGACCTGGCACGAATACAGCGATCCGAATGCGATTCCGAAAGGGCTTCTGAATCCCGATCTCGCGCAGATCGAGCGGCAGCTCTCGGCGTTGGGGATCAGCAACGACAGCGAAGTGGTCATCTACTCCAATCCCTTCGACAATTGGGGCGATGAAGGGCGCATGTTCTGGATGCTGGAATATCTCGGGCATCAGAACTTGAAGGTGCTCGACGGCGGCTGGGTCAAGTGGACGGCGGAGAAGCGCCCCTTCGGTCATGGCCGTGAAACGCCGAAGCCGGGCACGTTCAAAGCCAAGCCGGTGAAGAGCGTTGCGATGACCAAGGATGAGTTAAAGCTCATCGTCCGTCAGGCGCATCCGCAGACGGCCGTCCTGGATGCGCGCAGCCTGGAGGAGTATCTCGGCAAGGAAGTGTCGGGGATTCCGCGTCCCGGGCATATCCCTTCGGCCATCCATGTCGCGTGGAACACGTTTCTCAACAAGGACGCGACGATCAAGGATTTCGTCGCCATCAAGGATTCCCTGCAGGACAAGGGGATACAGGATTCCCAGGAGATCGTCTGCTATTGCACCGGCGGTGTCCGATCGGCCTGGCTCTATTTCATTCTGAAGCTCGTGGGCTATCAGAATGTCCGCAACTATCCGGGGTCCTGGTGGGAGTGGAGCCGGGATTTCGCCTGTCCGGTAGAGAAAGACATACAAGGCTTACAGAAAATTCTGGGGTTCAACGAGTCGGCGCGACCTTCTTGA
- the smbP gene encoding small metal-binding protein SmbP, which translates to MTISIRRSLVMLAAVSAFVVGPVMTGLALADNKHVAEAVEHAKEAAAHGKQGHADALVQHAEGALKHAEAAGVKNPHLDEGIKHLKEAVEHGKAGHADVATQHAEGAVTHLSEVK; encoded by the coding sequence ATGACAATCTCTATTCGTCGCAGCCTGGTGATGTTGGCGGCAGTGAGTGCGTTCGTTGTCGGTCCGGTGATGACCGGTCTGGCGTTGGCCGATAACAAGCATGTGGCAGAGGCCGTCGAGCATGCGAAAGAAGCTGCGGCCCATGGCAAGCAAGGCCATGCCGATGCCCTGGTGCAGCATGCCGAGGGCGCTCTCAAACATGCCGAGGCGGCCGGTGTGAAGAATCCGCACTTGGACGAAGGCATCAAGCATCTTAAGGAAGCCGTCGAGCACGGGAAGGCTGGTCACGCCGATGTGGCCACGCAGCACGCCGAAGGTGCCGTCACGCATTTGTCGGAAGTGAAGTAA
- a CDS encoding nitrilase-related carbon-nitrogen hydrolase: MRVGYYQYEPEFGKVAKNLEVIRAKLEQTEADLMVLPELCASGYQFVSAEEALTLSEPVPDGPTTKMLVEVAKRRRMHIVAGLPERAGAHCYNSAVVVGPSGLLGCYRKSHLFFEETLCFAPGDTGFHVWDIGSAKIGVMICFDWYFPESARTLALMGADIICHPSNLVLPNCPDSMPVRCLENRIFAVTCNRIGTEARGGKDALTFIGNSEVVSSRGVILQRASRDREELAVVDIDPTEARSKALTRYNDLLGDRRPALYHK; the protein is encoded by the coding sequence GTGCGCGTCGGGTATTACCAATATGAGCCGGAATTCGGCAAGGTCGCGAAGAACCTGGAGGTGATTCGTGCCAAGCTGGAACAGACCGAGGCCGACCTCATGGTCCTGCCGGAGCTCTGTGCATCGGGGTATCAGTTTGTGTCGGCCGAGGAGGCACTGACGCTATCCGAGCCGGTGCCGGATGGACCGACGACGAAGATGCTCGTGGAAGTGGCCAAGCGCCGACGCATGCATATTGTAGCCGGCTTGCCGGAGCGGGCAGGGGCGCACTGTTATAATTCGGCGGTGGTCGTCGGGCCGTCAGGATTGCTCGGCTGCTATCGAAAGAGCCATCTGTTTTTTGAAGAGACGCTCTGCTTTGCCCCCGGAGATACCGGCTTTCACGTCTGGGATATCGGGTCCGCCAAGATCGGCGTCATGATCTGCTTCGATTGGTACTTCCCAGAATCTGCGCGGACTCTGGCCCTCATGGGAGCCGACATCATCTGCCATCCCTCCAATTTGGTCTTGCCGAATTGTCCGGACTCCATGCCGGTGCGTTGCTTGGAGAATCGCATCTTCGCCGTCACGTGCAATCGCATCGGAACCGAAGCGCGCGGCGGGAAAGATGCCCTCACCTTTATCGGCAATAGCGAGGTTGTCAGTTCCCGTGGCGTCATCCTGCAGCGCGCGTCGCGCGACCGTGAAGAACTGGCCGTGGTGGACATCGATCCGACCGAGGCGCGGAGCAAGGCGCTCACCCGCTACAACGATCTGCTCGGCGATCGCCGTCCCGCTCTCTATCACAAGTAG